Within Amycolatopsis sp. cg5, the genomic segment TACGGCGGGATCATGCCGTACGCGACCCGCCTGATCGGGTGACGACGGCCGGGATCGTCCTCGCGGGCGGCGGCGCGCGCCGCCTGTCCGGAGTGGACAAACCACAGCTGACGGTCGGCGGAAAGGCGTTGCTGCGCCGGGCCGTCGACGCGCTGGCCGGTGTCTCGCCGATCGTCGTCGTCGGGCCGGAGCGCGACGGCTACCCCGAGGTCGTGTGGACGGTCGAGGCCGAACGCGGCGCCGGTCCGGTCGCCGCGCTGGAAGCCGGGCTCGCGTGCGTCGGCGACGCGGAGTTCGTGGTCGTGCTCGCCGGTGACCTCGCCGCGGTCACGACGTCCACTGTGGACAGACTGCGCGCGGCGATCGGGGCGGACGACGGCGCCGTGCTCGTCGATCCGGACGGCAGGCTGCAATGGCTGATCGGGGTGTGGCGGACCGCCGCCGTGCGGTCCGCTTTGCCCGAATTGACCGGCGGTGCCTCGCTGCGCGCCGTTTTCGGCGGGCTGCGGATGGTCGGGGTGCCGTCCGAGCCGGGGGAGAGCGCGGACATCGACACGCCCGAGGACCTGCGCGAGATCGGCGGGTAACTCCCTTCACAGCCGTCATACCGAGGATCCGGTTGGCTTGACTGGCGCACCTCCCTGCTCTCGAACAGGTACGGTCGCACCGCAATCGGCCAAAAGATCTTTCGCAGGAGGCACGAGTGACCGAGCCCGGCTACGCCGAGGGGGCACAGCAGCCCGGCACACCGGCGCGGGACGCCCAGTTGCTGGAGCGGACGGTGTTCGAGGTCAAGCGGATCATCGTCGGGCAGGACCGGCTGGTCGAGCGCATGCTCGTCGGGCTGCTCGCCAAGGGGCACCTGCTGCTGGAGGGTGTGCCCGGTGTGGCGAAGACCCTCGCGGTGGAGACCTTCGCGCGGGTGGTCGGCGGCTCGTTCTCGCGTGTCCAGTTCACCCCCGACCTGGTGCCCGCCGACATCCTCGGCACGCGGATCTACCGTCAGGGCGCGGAGAAGTTCGACGTCGAACTCGGTCCGGTGGTGGCGAACTTCGTGCTCGCCGACGAGATCAACCGCGCGCCCGCCAAGGTGCAGTCGGCGATGCTCGAGGTGATGGCCGAGCGGCACGTGTCCATCGGCGGCAAGACCTTCCCGATGCCCGACCCGTTCCTGGTGCTCGCCACGCAGAACCCGATCGAGAACGAGGGCGTCTACCCGCTCCCGGAGGCGCAGCGCGACCGGTTCCTGTTCAAGATCCTCGTCGAGTACCCGACGGCCGAGGAAGAGCGCGAGATCGTCTACCGGATGGGCGTCACGCCGCCGCAGCCGCACGAGGTGCTGAGCCCGAGCGAGCTGGTCCGGCTGCAGAACGTGGCGGCGCAGGTGTTCGTGCACCACGCGCTCGTCGACTACGTGGTCCGGCTGGTGCTGACCACGCGTACCCCGGCCGAGCACGGCCTGACCGACGTCGCCGGCTGGGTCTCCTACGGCGCCTCGCCCCGTGCGAGCCTCGGCATCATTGCGGCTTCGCGCGCGCTCGCGCTGGTGCGCGGGCGTGACTACGTGCTGCCGCAGGACGTCGTCGACGTCGTGCCGGACGTGCTGCGCCACCGGCTCGTGCTGTCTTACGACGCGCTCGCCGACGGTGTCCCGATCGACCACATCATCACGCGTGTGCTGCAGACGGTGCCGCTGCCGCAGGTCTCCGCCAGGCCCGCGCCCGGAGGCGGGCAGCCGGTCCCGGCTGGAGTGCCGGGCCGCTAGTGAAGACTGAGAAGGGCCGTCCGTCGTGGGCACCCCCGGTGCTGCGGGGGGAGCGGCTGGAAGCCGGGCTCAAGACACTCGAACTCGAGGTGCGCCGCAGGCTCGACGGGCTGTTGCAGGGCAACCACCTCGGCCTCGTGCCGGGGCCGGGGTCCGAGCCCGGCGAGGCGCGGCCGTACCAGCCGGGCGACGACGTGCGCCGGATGGACTGGGCGGTCACCGCGCGCACCACGACGCCGCACATCCGCGAGACCGTCGCCGACCGTGAGCTGGAGACCTGGGTGGTCGCCGACCTGTCGGCGAGTCTGGACTTCGGCACCGCGCTGTGCGAGAAGCGCGACCTGGTCGTCTGCGCGATGGCCGCCGTCGCGCACCTCACGGGCGGCGGCGGAAACCGGCTGGGTGCGTTGATCACCAACGGTTCCGACGTCACCCGCATCCCCGCGCGCGGCGGTCTGCCGCACGCCAGGGGACTGGTGCGCAGGCTCGCCGACACCCCGCGCGCGCCGGAAGGGGTGCGCGGCGACCTCGCCTCGGCCATCGAGCAGCTGCGGCGGCCACCACGCCGCCGCGGGCTCGCCGTGGTGATCTCGGACTTCCTGGGCGGCACGGAATGGCAGCGGCCGTTGCGCGCGCTTTCGGCCAGGCACGAGCTGATCGGCATCGAGATCGTCGACCCGCGTGACGTCGACCTGCCGGAGGTCGGCACGGTCGTGCTGGCCGACCCGGAGAGCGGCCGTCAGCGCGAGGTGCACGCGACCCCGTTGCTGCGCAAGGAATTCAGCGCGGCCGCGCACGCGCACCGGCAGGAGGTCGCCGCGGCGCTGCGGCGGGCGGGCGCGGCGCATCTGACGTTGCGCACCGACTCCGACTGGATCGCCGACATGGTCAGGTTCGTGGTGGCTCGCAAACGGCGTTGGTCTGGGGGCGTGGCATGAGCATCACCGGATTCGCGGCGCCGTGGTGGTTCCTGATGCTGCTCGCGGTCATCGCGGTGGCCGTCGGGTACGTGGTGTCGCAGCGCGTCCGTCGCAAGCGGACACTGCGCTTCGCCAACCTGGAGCTGCTGGAGAAGGTCGCGCCGCGCAGCCAGGGCTGGGTCCGGCACGTGCCCGCGGTGCTGATCGTGCTGTCGCTGCTGGTGCTGACGGTGGCGCTGGCCGGGCCGACCGCCGAGCAGAAGGTCCCCCGCAACCGCGCGACCGTGATGCTGGTCGTCGACGTCTCGCTGTCGATGGAGGCGACCGACGTCTCGCCCAACCGCCTCAAGGCGGCCCAGGACGCGGCGACGGACTTCGCCGAGAAGCTCACCCCCGGCGTCAACCTTGGCCTGATCTCCTTCGCGGGCACGGCGACGGTGCTGGTCGCGCCGACAACGGACCGCCGAGGCGTCGTCAACGGCATCAAGAACCTCAAACTGGCCCAGTCGACCGCGACGGGCGAGGGCATTTTCGCGGCACTGCAGTCGATCGAGAGCTTCTCGGCGGTCGTCGGCGGCGTCGACGGACCTCCGCCTGCGCGCATCGTGCTGATGAGCGACGGCAAGCAGACCGTGCCCGAGGATCTGTACGCGCCGCGTGGCGCTTACACGGCTTCTCAAGCGGCTAAGCAGGCTCAGATCCCGATCTCGTCGATCTCGTTCGGCACCTCGCATGGCACGGTCGAGATCGAGGGCAAGACGGTCGGCGTCGAGGTCGACGACCAGTCGCTCAAGGAGGTCGCCAAGCTTTCGGGCGGCGAGTTCTACAAGGCGGCGACGGCCGAGGAGATCAAGCGCGTCTACGCGGACCTCGGCGAGCAGATCGGCTACGAGCTCAAGAACACCGACGCGAGCAGGCCGTGGGCCATCGTCGGCACGCTGCTGCTGATGATCGCGGCGGGCGGGGCGTTGTTCCTCGGCCAACGACTTCCTTAGTCGTGAGTGGTATTGCCGGTTCTAACCGGCAATACCACTCACGATCCTTGTGGCCGCGGAACCCTGGTGCCGCGCCCAGGCTCGCGCTGACGGCGGGGTTCGCGTGTATGAAGGCTCCCTTCATCCAGCTCGGCCTGTATGAGGGGAGCCTTCATACAGCCTGGGCGTATGAGGGGAGCCTTCATACAGGCCGGTAGCCCCCAGCGGCTTTGGTGGCAAAGGCGGCGGCTGGTGTCCTGAGTGGACAGTTGGTGGGTGCCGAGGGAATGTCATGGGTGGTGCGTGGGTCGGGTGGCTGGGTGAGGGCCTCCCCCACTCGGCTGGAGGTGGTGGGGGCCTCCCTCACCCGACATTTCGGGTGGGGGAGGCCCCGACTCGGCGGGTTCGGGTGAGGGAGGCCCTGACCCGGACCTCCGCTGCTACGCGGCGGGCCCCGAGGGGTCGTGAGTGTTTTGGCCGGTTAGAACCGGCAATACCACTCACGACATTTCAAGTGTGAGTGAATCTCTCACAGAGAAGCGCTGGGTTCTTTAGAATTCTCGTGATCGAGCCTGTCACGATTTCTGTGTAAGTCAGAGGTGATTACTTACGTTTTTCAGGTTATCAGAAAGGGAGCCTTCCTGGGAAGAGGCGGGCTAGGGTGTTGAGTGCGACTTTCCAGCCGTGTGTTCCCGTTCCGGATGTTCCGCCGCGTTGACTGGAGATGTTGCGGAGTCCGAGGTAGAGAAGTTTCATGGCTGCGTCTTTGTCGGGGAAGTGTCCGCGGTTCTTGGTGATTTTGCGGAGTTGGAAGTTGATGGATTCGATAGCATTGGTGGTGTAGACGATTTTGCGGAGTTCCGGCGGGTAGTCAAGGAACGGGATGAGGTCATTCCAGGCGTTATGCCACACGTCGATGGCTCCTGGATATTGTTGCCCCCATTTCTTGTCGAATTCGGCCAGGGCGAGTTCGGCGCCTTCGACGGTGGGGGCGCAGTAGATCTCGCGCATCGATGTGGCGATCTTTTTGCGGTCGTTGTAGGACACGAATTTCGAGGCGTTGCGGATGACGTGGACCACGCAGGTCTGCACGACCGTGTCAGGAAAGATCACTTTGATCGCGTCGGGAAGACCGGTCAGGCCGTCGCAGCAGGCGATGAGGATGTCTTTGACGCCACGGTTGCGCAGGTCGGTGACGACCTTCTGCCAGAACTTCGCGGCCTCGGTGTCCTGGATCCAGCAGCCGAGAGCGTGCTTGCGGCCGTCCACGTCGACACCGATGGCCAGGTAGGCGACTTTGGTGGTCACCACGCCGTTGTCTTTGACGCGGATCCGGATTCCATCCACATACAGGATCGGATACACCTCGTCGAGCGGACGTGATTGCCACGCTTTGATCTCGTCGACCACGACATCGGTCACGTTCGATATCAATTCCCGGGAGGCATTCACGCCATAAACTTCCAGCAAATGCGCTTCGATGTCGCGGGTGGTCATGCCCCGGGAGTACAGTGACAGGATCATGTCGTCGATGTTGCCGATCCGACGAGATCGCTTCGGCACGATCGCGGGTTCAAAAGACCCGTTCCGGTCACGCGGAACCTCGATATCGACCGGACCGTTCATCGTCGACACCGTCTTGGTCGACCTCCCATTCCGGGAATTGCCGGAACCGCGACCGGAGGGGTCGCCGGCGTCATAGCCTAAATGGTCGGTCATCTCGGCCTGCAGCGCCCGCTCGAGGACCGCTTTGGTCATTTGATTCAGCAAGCCGTTGACGCCGTCGATCGGCGTTCCGGCCGCTTTGGCGTCCTTCAGCAGCGCGTCGATCGTCTCCGGCGAGAACGTCTCCGCCAGCTGCCGCGCCGCCGCCTCGTCACTGCGACGAGGCGATGTGTTCTGCGTCACTCGGTGTCCCTTCCGACCGCCCACCAGGCCGGTCGATCTTGGTACACCCCCGACCTACACAGTTGGCGTGACACGCCCTCGTGATCATCTCTGGAGGGATTCATGAACACAGCTCGCATCCGCAGGACCCTGCTGAAAGTCAGCGTCGTCGCCGCACTGGCAGGCGCGCCGTTGGCGATCGCCGTCCCGGCCGCGCAGGCCGCCCCGCCGCCCGGTCACTGTGGCTTCTGGTCGGAGGGAATCGGGGCGAACGAAAGCGAGTCCTGGTACGTGAACTGCCACAACTCCAATGTGGAACTGCGCATGCGGGTTCCCCAAGGCGACTTCTACCGCTGCGTCGGCGTCGGCACCACCTTCCTCGACCCGCTGAAGCCCAGCGGCACCGGCAACATCACCTCGGCCGAGGCAGTGGGGGTCTGCTGACGAGACCTTCCCAGTCCCAGCGCGGCATCCTGAGGTTGTTGGGCACGGTCGGGTCCGGATAGGACAGAACCTCGGCAACGGCCCAGCGCATGTAGTTCTCGAGAGCCTCGCGGAACTCGGGGTCGCCGGGCAGGCCGGCGTCATCGGCGGCCGCCACGAAGCAGTCGACGAAGCGCCGTCCCAGGTCGGTCATGTCGCCGTTGCCCGAGTGCATGGTGAGCATGGCGGAGTGGTCGCCGCACTCGGTCGAGTAGCGGGGCGGGCCGCCCATGACCTCGGCCCAGTAGGCGGCCAGGCGCTCGACGTGCTGGGGATGCTGGTCCTCGTGGGAGAACGGGTGATTGAGCTCCGGGTCGGCGAGGCACCTGGCGTGATGCGCCGTCGCGAGCCTGAGGAAGGCCTGCTCGCCCCCGGCGAACTCGAACAACGTGGGACGCGTCATCGGCCCAGTAAAGCAGGGCTCGTGCGCGTCGCGGACGGTTCTATTGGGTGGAAGGGCAAAGGTGGCGTGTTCGTCGGCTCGGGGTGGGGGTCGTGAGTGGTGCGGCCGGTTCTAGCCGGCGAAAACACTCACGACCCCTTCTTCGGCTGCCTCGTGCGTGTCAGGGTTGTGGTCGGGCGTGGGCGAGGGCCTGGTTTGTTCGGATCCGTGGGGTGGGGGGGCTAGTTCGACCGCATATGCGAGTGAGGGAGGCCCTCGCCCGAACCGAGCGTGGATGAAGGCTCCTCTCATACCCGGGCCTAGTGCCTGGGTGAGTGCGGTTTGCGTCGTCCAACCGGTGGATCCAGGGTTCAACGACGCATTCCCACACAGCCACCGCGGTCGAGCACACCAGGCACGCCATCTTTGAACTTCCGCTCAATTGTGGAATTATTCGAGGGGGAATCGAATATGAAAACCGTTCATCGTTTTTGTGCTGCGTTTTTCACTGTCGCCGCGTTGAGTTCAGTGGTCGTCGGTGGTGCGTCGGCGGGGCAAGATGTCACACTTGAACCAGGCGAAACACTGACTATGATGTCGGAAGCGCAGTATCGCGCGACGTATGGCGAGCCTGCCCTGTTCGACAACCGGCCGTTCACCGGCCGGGAAAAGCTTGTCTACGCGTCGGACTCCGTTCCCATGGATCCGCCGCTGTACTGACGCGGCACGGAGATGACAGGATTGGATACCTGCACTACGCGCAAAGGCACAACGTGATCTCTGAACGGCCGATCAAGACTGCGTATGAAAAGAACCGTCCGAATGTGGTGCTGGGCACTCACCTGGAGTATCTAGCGTTCGTCACGAACGGGGCAACCATCCGGGTCACCTTCCGGGCGGTCCAGGAGCAGGCGACGCGATCCTCCGATGGCGCGTATGTTACGCCAGGTGGGCTGCCCCTCGGAACAATCACCGCGTACTGCGACGGCAGGGACGTCTGTCCCGATTTCATCAACTGACAGCGATGGCGTCGGCGCCCGGGTTGGCAGGGAACTCTCCCGCCAACCCGGCGACGATGCCGCGTTGAGCGAGGCTTACGCGGACGCGGCGTTCACCACCGTGCTGGCGAGGCTGCTGGAGCTGACCTCGAACCTCGGCGACCGAACGACACCGGCGGTGTGCGCGGTGGTGCGTCGATCGCCATGGCGGTTCCTGGTCTGCCTCATGCAGGATCAGGACCCGGACCGTCGCTACGGCATCGAACTGCCGCTGTTCGGCACCGATGGGCAGATGGCGAACCACTACTGCCTGGTCAACGCTATCCGTGATGTCCACCTGCACCGGCAGGAGTACCTGGCGGACGAGAGGGCCGACTACCTGTTTCACGAAGCCCGCGTCGTGCACGGGGATCGTGCGGTGGAGTTCGGCGGGCACCCGAAACCCGTGGAGGACTCCGTCTACTCGACCGTGCGTTTCATCGGAAGCCCTCTGCCCGACCTGGCACCACCGCCGGGAGCGATATTCATGCTGGCCGGGTTCTCCTACCACGACCTGGCTGCGCTGCGGGTCTACCTGCGCTATCTGCGTGAGGACATCGTTCTTGGTGTCGACCTTCCCGTGTCACGCCCGCAGGACCCCGGCAATGGGATCGGCGGCGGGTTCGCCTTGGCCGAGCTGTCGTCACTGTTCCGAGAAGGAATTCCCGAACATGTCGCCGCACACGAACATCCGGCCGATCAGTACTGTGCCCGTCTCTACGACCTGCGTCCCTGGTTCGGCGATCAGCGGACCTGATTCGCGGATCAGAGGCCCGTCACGTCGAACGGTGGCACTTTCGCGCACGAGCCTTTAGAAGATGCCCCGGCCGGTGATGATGTAGTCGCACTCGAAGAGTCCGTCGACGGGCACGCCGACCGCGTTGTTGGTGGCCGAGATCTTGATCTGGGTGCCGGTCTCGCCGATCGGGGTGACCGTGATGTTGAAGATCACGAACGCCGCGCCCGCCGAGGCCGGTGCGTCGCGCGGGTGGACGAGCGCGGTCACGACGGGGCGGCCGACGAAGCGGACCGGCAGTTTGATGAACGCCTGCCGCACGTGGGCGCCGCCGGCCGGCACGAAGGTCGGCTCGATGCCAGAGCAGACGAAGGTGTCCCCGAGGCGCTGGATGCTCGGCGCGGTCACGGTGTTCTGCAATGGATCACTCCCCATGATCGGTGTCGGAACACCAGCAGATCACCCGGCCGGGGTGCGGGGCCATACGTAGTTGTACGTACCCGGTCCTTGTGGGTACTAAAGCAGTCACGCGCGACGTCGTGGCGTCGGTAGTGTGACCATGGACCAGCCGGCTCAGGGGAGGACGATCGAGGTGCCCGCATTGCGCTCGGCCGTCCTCGCGCAGGCTTGGGCGCGGGTTCCCGGGGTCGACGTGCTGTCGGCGCGGGATGGCGGGCCGCTCACCCGTACGGTCAAGAAGATCATCGATCCGCTGGTCGTGCGGACTTCGGTGCGCGCCAGGCTGGGCAAGCCGCTGCTGGAGCCGGACGAGGCCGCCGAGTTGATCGAGCTGGTCGTCGCGGACGCGGACCGGCTGCGGGCGACCGCTGCCTGGTTCACGCGGCTGAAGCGGCAGCGGCGGGCGTTGCGGATCACCGCCGGGGATGTTCAGGATGTCTGCTTCCCGCTGGCGTACGAGCTGGCGACCGGGTTCGGGATGCCCGGCGCGGACGCGGATCAGACGGCCGCGGATGCCTTGCGCGACCTGCATGGGGAGGCGGGGGACGCGGCCGTCGACCGGCTCGCCGCCTATCTCGCCGATCAGCAGGTGGCCGCCGAACTGACCGCCGCGTTGCGGGAACGGTGGCGAGCGGTCGTTGAGCCTGAACAAGATCTGGACGCGCTCGCGGAATTCGTCGAGACGCTGGCGGACGCGGCGTGGCGGAAAGTGGCTGGAGCCGGGCATGCGCTCGGGATTTCGCTGCGACGGGCCGGTGGCTTCGACGAACTCAGGAAGGCGATTCAGCGGATTTGCGGGGTGGAGACGCCGGAGCTGGGGTTGCAGCGGGGTTCGGTGACGACGATCCCGCCGTTGGACCGCGGCGGTGAAATCGGCGCCGAGCTGCTGGAACGCAGTGTGGAACGGCGGGTGCGGGCGACGTTGCGGCGGCTGCCAGCCGATGAGCGG encodes:
- a CDS encoding molybdenum cofactor guanylyltransferase, yielding MTTAGIVLAGGGARRLSGVDKPQLTVGGKALLRRAVDALAGVSPIVVVGPERDGYPEVVWTVEAERGAGPVAALEAGLACVGDAEFVVVLAGDLAAVTTSTVDRLRAAIGADDGAVLVDPDGRLQWLIGVWRTAAVRSALPELTGGASLRAVFGGLRMVGVPSEPGESADIDTPEDLREIGG
- a CDS encoding AAA family ATPase: MTEPGYAEGAQQPGTPARDAQLLERTVFEVKRIIVGQDRLVERMLVGLLAKGHLLLEGVPGVAKTLAVETFARVVGGSFSRVQFTPDLVPADILGTRIYRQGAEKFDVELGPVVANFVLADEINRAPAKVQSAMLEVMAERHVSIGGKTFPMPDPFLVLATQNPIENEGVYPLPEAQRDRFLFKILVEYPTAEEEREIVYRMGVTPPQPHEVLSPSELVRLQNVAAQVFVHHALVDYVVRLVLTTRTPAEHGLTDVAGWVSYGASPRASLGIIAASRALALVRGRDYVLPQDVVDVVPDVLRHRLVLSYDALADGVPIDHIITRVLQTVPLPQVSARPAPGGGQPVPAGVPGR
- a CDS encoding DUF58 domain-containing protein; translation: MKTEKGRPSWAPPVLRGERLEAGLKTLELEVRRRLDGLLQGNHLGLVPGPGSEPGEARPYQPGDDVRRMDWAVTARTTTPHIRETVADRELETWVVADLSASLDFGTALCEKRDLVVCAMAAVAHLTGGGGNRLGALITNGSDVTRIPARGGLPHARGLVRRLADTPRAPEGVRGDLASAIEQLRRPPRRRGLAVVISDFLGGTEWQRPLRALSARHELIGIEIVDPRDVDLPEVGTVVLADPESGRQREVHATPLLRKEFSAAAHAHRQEVAAALRRAGAAHLTLRTDSDWIADMVRFVVARKRRWSGGVA
- a CDS encoding VWA domain-containing protein, with protein sequence MSITGFAAPWWFLMLLAVIAVAVGYVVSQRVRRKRTLRFANLELLEKVAPRSQGWVRHVPAVLIVLSLLVLTVALAGPTAEQKVPRNRATVMLVVDVSLSMEATDVSPNRLKAAQDAATDFAEKLTPGVNLGLISFAGTATVLVAPTTDRRGVVNGIKNLKLAQSTATGEGIFAALQSIESFSAVVGGVDGPPPARIVLMSDGKQTVPEDLYAPRGAYTASQAAKQAQIPISSISFGTSHGTVEIEGKTVGVEVDDQSLKEVAKLSGGEFYKAATAEEIKRVYADLGEQIGYELKNTDASRPWAIVGTLLLMIAAGGALFLGQRLP
- a CDS encoding IS256 family transposase, with the protein product MAETFSPETIDALLKDAKAAGTPIDGVNGLLNQMTKAVLERALQAEMTDHLGYDAGDPSGRGSGNSRNGRSTKTVSTMNGPVDIEVPRDRNGSFEPAIVPKRSRRIGNIDDMILSLYSRGMTTRDIEAHLLEVYGVNASRELISNVTDVVVDEIKAWQSRPLDEVYPILYVDGIRIRVKDNGVVTTKVAYLAIGVDVDGRKHALGCWIQDTEAAKFWQKVVTDLRNRGVKDILIACCDGLTGLPDAIKVIFPDTVVQTCVVHVIRNASKFVSYNDRKKIATSMREIYCAPTVEGAELALAEFDKKWGQQYPGAIDVWHNAWNDLIPFLDYPPELRKIVYTTNAIESINFQLRKITKNRGHFPDKDAAMKLLYLGLRNISSQRGGTSGTGTHGWKVALNTLARLFPGRLPF
- a CDS encoding DUF6355 family natural product biosynthesis protein; amino-acid sequence: MNTARIRRTLLKVSVVAALAGAPLAIAVPAAQAAPPPGHCGFWSEGIGANESESWYVNCHNSNVELRMRVPQGDFYRCVGVGTTFLDPLKPSGTGNITSAEAVGVC
- a CDS encoding group II truncated hemoglobin produces the protein MTRPTLFEFAGGEQAFLRLATAHHARCLADPELNHPFSHEDQHPQHVERLAAYWAEVMGGPPRYSTECGDHSAMLTMHSGNGDMTDLGRRFVDCFVAAADDAGLPGDPEFREALENYMRWAVAEVLSYPDPTVPNNLRMPRWDWEGLVSRPPLPRPR